The Mugil cephalus isolate CIBA_MC_2020 chromosome 8, CIBA_Mcephalus_1.1, whole genome shotgun sequence genome segment CCTTCCTCACCCATCGCGTTCTCTATCTTTGAAAGCACAGAGTTCTTGAACCTGCGCTTGAAGTCATTGCCCATGAAGACATACAACACAGGGTTGAGGAAGCTGTTTGCTGCAGCCAGTGAAGAGGTCACTTTGAGTCCGATGGGCAAAATATCATGGCCGTGCCAGGAGGACTTGGCCTCCATCAGGATGAACACGTGGTAGGGCAGCCAGCAGATGAAGAAAGCAGCGATGAGCGCTGTCATCACTTTGAATGGTTTGCAGGATTTGGTCATCCTGTTGGATCGAAGTTTGACGATGATGATGGAGTAGCAgatgacaatgatgatgaaaGGAACAACAAAGCCAGTAAGGAAGCGGGTCACTGCAATAATCGTGTGACTGTGTTGGTGTGATGTGTATGCATTGATGCAAATGTCCCTACTCAAGCTATGTTGAACTTCCCGAAAGAGCACAGAAGGAATGCTCACAGCAAAGGCGAGAAGCCAGGCCAGGACAACAAGAACTGATGCCTTACGGACAGTGCGCTGGTTCTGAGCCCAAACTGGAAACATGACTGACACACAGCGATCGACACTGATGATGACAAGGAGGAAGATGCTGCTGAACATGTTAAGGAACATCATGAATGAGATGGCCTTGCACATGAAGTGGCCAAATACCCACTCCTCCATCACTGCCGGGGCGATGCTGAACGGGAGGAAGGCACAGAAGACAAAGTCAGAAATTGCCAGGCTCAGGTACCACGTGGTGTTGACCGTCTTCTTCATCTTGAAGCCAGAAATCCAAATGACCAAAGCGTTCCCACAGAAGCCGAGCAGAAAAATGCCTCCATTTATAATTGCTAAAGACACGCACAAGGCTTCCCGTGAACATGTTGGTTCGTGCTTAAAAACTGGAGTTTGCTCCCCTGGTGGAAATAACTCTTGATCGGAGGTGAAGTTATAGTCTACATTGGGGTCATAGTCCAGTAAGTAATCCATTTGCCCTTTGAGTATATCTCCTTGATatttctgtgaaaataaataaataataataataataaaatgaccaGCATTTTATCAAATATAATTTTACATCAAGGTAAATTTGAACAGAATGAATCTAAATAGTCTCCcatatcaaatcaaataataaaataacaccaTACCTGCACCACACACTGTCAACTGCTGCTGAATCAATTGTGTCCAGAGCTGAGTGACAGCACAGATCAGTTTCCCTGAGACTAACACAAACTAAAGTCAGCTGACTTGTGTGGTTTCTCAACATGTCCATGCCCCTAAATAATTTTCAGTACTGCATTTTGAGGTCCTGCACTAAAGAGCTCAAAAGAGAAGTTTGTTTTTACGTAACATACGGTTTATAGCAAGACTGCTGATTTCTTGATTTTAACTTAGGCTTTTAGAAAGTATTgctttgaaaacaaatgtggctGTAAATATTGgctgtaccttttttttttctctctctctctgacgcGGGAAGCATGTACATCTACACTACCTGCTTAACAAACTCTCACACACTGCATGAAGCCAAGAAGACCTCTGAAGCTGTGATGTGGTTTCCACCAAGACATCACACGCAGATACTCTAAGGTGTCTTGGTGGTGCATCAATGGATTGAGGTCAAGTTAACACCTTAAAATGCTTGGTCATTTTTCCTGAAAATAATTTTTCAGTGCAGCAGCCACTGTTGTCAGTAATTATTGTTTCTACTAGGAGGTATCTATGACAGCGTACATGTCAGAGTAACAACCACATGAAGGTTTCACAGCCACATTAGTTCTTCCTTGAAACACATAAGTCAGCATTTGGCCCTACACATATCAGTGAGTCTTCAGTGACTCATTGACTATGTGACTTGTTCCATCCTTGGACCAGCTTTAGAAGATACCactcacaaaaccacaaaacctGTGGGACTGTTCACCTTTGGTCTAACGTGCACCACCCGTGCAGTGCCCCCTGTTTAATTATTTGCAATCTGACTTTGATGTTTCAGAGAATTCAAAGTGTTCTCCTTGTCTCAGGCACTGGTCACATTGATTTTAATATGATAGTACAAGCCCTGGCTTTTTGATGCAGATGATTCTAATAGCGCCCAACAAACCCCGGCAGCTGTTGTAAACACAGGCCCGCTCTCATTTCTGGCTGAATTAGCACTCTGCGGCCGTCCTGCTTCACGGAGACTCGGGATCACTGAGGCAGATGCATCTGTCTGCAATTCTCAGTTTCTCTTCAGCGCGGGGAATCAGCAGAAATaacagctgcaggaggaaggaACGCAGACGGCAAAGTTGCTCAGCTCGGAAAATGTTGTAGCGAGTTAGGAGGACAGCAACGAGCCCCCTTACCTTATATAATTAAGAAATGGGAAAGCGGCACACGTTTAATGAACAGTCGACCAAATTCAttttgtggcaaaaaaaagcagaacagacCGAGCTTGATGGCTCACTCCCCACAAAGTGGTagcaaaaaaagttttttttgtgtgtgtgtgtgtgttgatagtTAAGAGCTTGTACGCATATCATGCGTTTAAATAGTTTTTCAATTCATTCCTTATTCCGTTCTTTCAAACGACTCTTGGTTTCTAAATtaacctgcagcagctgcaactGATTACGGTACATCATTTCATTACACTGCTGACCTTACTGCAGAGCACCATGCTATAACAGAACTATTCTAATATGCCGTAACGTCGCATTTCTCCAAACGTTGTGCTGCAATTTCCTGCCACAGGGTAATTACAGCTTTTCTCCTTTGTGAAGCGTATAACCTTGTTGTTCAAATGAATATCAGTCTCTCCAGTTAGATTGTACAGTAATTTAATTTCTACACTTAATGACAAGCATTAACGCAGAAATCGACTCTTTGAAAAGCTAATGAAGCACCTTGTAGCACATCAGTTTCCAAGCCCACAAACGCGGACCAAGAAACCATTTTCTTGTTCTGTCTCGTCTTAATATGCTTATAATCAAAAAGCAATTTCACAGCGTGTTTGCCAAACAAAGTTGTGCATGTCAGTGCTGAGCCACGTGCAGCTCTTTGGTAAATTAGGAAATACGGAAATGTGTACAGCGTGTTTACCTGACCTACTTAGATGCATTTCAGCAAAATCACTTTCACAGACCTGCTGGTGTCCTGCAGATTAGATTTCCTAATGAAGACAGAGGTTATAAataatcaaacacacaaaaaaaggggggaaaagtaTAGTCTTTCTCTTTGGAGCCTCCTGAGAAAGCACAtgctcatgttttattcagaattaAGGAGAAAGAGGTTAGATGTGACTGGGTTTTAATGGTTTAAAGAGACGCACAAGAAACATCTGATTTTAGCCATGCTTATGTTGTAGGTTTAATATTGAGCGCTAGAAGTTAATATTTGGTCCAGAGCAGTCTGTGCTGGCCTTTAATTCACATTCATCCTTGATCCATTGTGCATTATAGCACAGATAGAGATTTATGTCCCCGGTATCTAATCTATGTTCATCCCAGTGACGCGCTCGGTTCAGAAAATATAAGGACGCTTCCTTCCACAGATGCTTTCAGTATCCTGATGTAGCATCCttgagaaactgaaactgatgctGTGATCTGACTTCTCTGTAGGGCAGGGATTAGCAGCAGATAACAGTATGAGTTGGTGGAGAAAGCGAGAAACTGATATGGGCACATTGAGGAAGATTCAGAATAGTGCAATCATGAGAAAAACTTACTACTAGATCCAAACGTCAGCTGGGGGTTACGGCATAACCCCCAGCTGAGATTTGGATAATAGttacattttacagtgtttattattattatttaaatatctagttaatacaatacaatacaagatagatagatatagttATAGCTATTACAACTGTTATAACTGTGTGTATAACTTATAGTAATATAATACAAGAGTTGAGGATAATAGGATTTTACATGTGTAAAATTGGATATTTTTCTTACATAAAATTTACATatgacataaaacaataaaaaaaatttttttttaaagaaatgtgaagTATACgctgtgtttttcaaaaaataaataaactctttgCTATGACccattctttgtgtgttttcagttgttataaagaaatgttttcactgagCAGTCACTGGGAAACTCGCTGACATGTTGACACATGGACACGGTGAGAATGACGGTGAAAAGGAAACTGTGCGCCCGTAGCAGTAATCTGCAGTTCTCCAATTTTAAAGGTTCGAcagtttccaaatgtttttattgttgtaatgTTCTCAGTCTAAGTATTTCACAATCCTGGTATCATGTGGGTTCGCCCCATGGtgtgctttcttcttcttcaaaaaaaattCCAGTTTCCTGCTTCAAGAGACAAATGATGAACTTTAGCTTTGGATATTTTGAGGAAATGAAAGTGACGCTTTAATGACCATTGACATCACTGGGTTGACTGATGTTTCCATTGCTCGCCAGTGGTCATGGTTTCcaataatacaaatattaatCCAGTTAAGCTGCTCTCCCAGTGGACCGCATCACTCATCTATAGGCTGATTGATTTTATGGTTTGAATGACTCCCCCTGAAGCCTTGCCATGCAGCAGTAGATTAATAACAGCGCGGAGCCTCATTCATGAAATGTTCGAGTGTGAATTTCCTCCGGATACAATCAACCACTTGGTTATTCAAGCTTTCAAACCCAGCAATCAAGACCGGTCACTccccctcctctgctgcagtttgATGGAGGGTCCTCTGCCGTGCAGTGTCGGGTTCCCCTCCTGCTTGCCAGTGTAccatttaaattgtatttgaAGTAACCTGAGCGTTATTGCTACATTAGTGTCTTCTACCTGAAACCCATTATATAGATTGGAGTGTAGCAGAAATGCACCAAGGCATAAATCTGCTTACCTAAGGTCCTCTGCCACAATGCAGATTAAAAACGTTTCTTTTTGAATCACAGTGTCAGAAACAGATGTAATTGTGTgttgaaagaaacaaaacacacggatgtgatgtttacattttaagcAGCATGTCTCACCTCTGTCACTTCTGCTAGTAGAACCACAATGATTTGGCTGTTGTGCATTTGGCGGCAGCATGAGTGTAGATACTGCGGTGATGCCGCCTCAGAGACTGATGCACACTCCATTAGGTCTGATAAAGGTCATTTTCAAACCCTGCACTGGTGATTtgaggacaacaacaacagcggcCAGCAGTTTCTTTCCTGTCTAGCCTGGCAGCACTTTGAGAATAACATGTTCTTTGTCTTCTGTTTGGCCGTTTCATGAGGCCGTTTTGGTAACATGGCAGCAGTAAGCACTTTAGGAGATAGCGTTTGATGTAGTTTTCCAGAGGCTGACCAGCTGAGGCACCTGATTCTTGGCAGAGTGGCAGACAGCTTcctttgctttgtgttgttgttgcaggcATGCTGCCCCTCACAGGCACCGCTATCTTGACAAGCCTGTCTGGGCTTGAGACTTTGCAATCATCTGCACGtaggatgatttttttttcatcgccTGCTCTagcttttcttccctttctgtCTCCGCACGCAGCCAAAGGGCCGCCGAGGACGTGACTGCGCAGTTATGGCAGAAAACAACTTTTAGTTGAAATTAGTGGAGATGCTCGTCCAAATCATCGCTGCGCCTCTGTGGGTCAGAGATGTGTGGTTATCAAGAAAAGCAAAgaacatacacacagagagcaGCTTGTTAGTCAGATAtaatctgtgctttttttttttttttgatggtttAAAGAGACAAGAAACATCTGATTTCGCCCATGCTTATGTTGTAGGTTTACTTAAGTAGAGCACTAAAAAGTTAATATGGGTCCAGAGCAGTCTGTACTGGCCTTTCACTCACATTCATCCTTGATCCATTGTGCATTATAGCACAGATAAAGATTTATGTCCTTGGTATCTAATCTAAGTTCATCCCAGTGACGTGCTCGGTTCAGAAAACATAAGGATGCTTACTTCCATGGATGCGTTCAGTAACCTTATGTTGGAGTAAAAGTTGATAACTACCTGCCGTTtgtatatgttatatatgtatatgcactGGTTGTGCCATAGAAATATTTAATAGAAATTTATATttgtccttcttcctcttctttgtgagTACCATTAAGGATATTATTAGAATCTGGTCAAGTGATGTGCTAAATCCAGGTAAATCTCCATGGACTTTATTGAGTTTTATGACTTTAGACATCCATACTGGTCCTGTAAATAGCAGTGATGTGGAGCACTTTAAGAAAAATTGAGCCGAGATCAAAAGAGGCTCCTGTTGTGATTGTTTGTCTTGTCTCTGTGATCTGTAAAGCTAggacacatacatacacattgCACTCAGTGGGATTAGTGTTGGCTTGTGCCCAGCTGTGATATGCACAGATGGACCAACGTGGCTTTATGTTAAGTCTTTACATTAGCAGAGTTTGGTGCACGGAGACGAAAGGGGGAGGACGGCAAGTTAAGCAGATGCACCAGGAAAGAGACAGTAGGGCCTGCACTATGTTAATATCTCAAaatacaatgtgtttttttaatcaaccGTAAAGGGAGAAAATGGCTTGAAAGGCTGGAAGAGGCCAGAGTGTAGACGCTTCACTGACCTTCACTcgctttgtttttaaaggaaaatgcaCCTTTGAAGCAGGGCAGGTGCCACATGTTGTCAAGTAACCTATTAAAAGCAagcactgtcactgtcactgtcacctgTACATATGTCCACACCGGCATGTTAGCAGATTTATATTCAGAAGATGAgcaagaatgaaaaataaacaacaatagtTCATGTGGCACATCCACGTTTAATGAAACTTatcacaaatattaaaaaaattaaaaaaaaacatatctttAAACGACAGCATTTGTCAGGAAACCAcacactgaaaaatgaaaccataGGAAGGAGCGTTGATGTTATAAATTATGCAGCGATGATAATCCAAAGCTGCTTTTAACCATCTAAATCTTGTTAGAGTGATCAGACAGATCCTATAGCACAGAAAAAGTCAATTAGCAACTCTAATCCTCAAAGTGACCCAGGCACATGATTACAGGATTTCTGTTTGTAATTACAGCATACGTTCTGGTCAGAAGATAATAATCAGTCCGTCCGTCATATCCTATAAAACTTTGTAACTCTTAATAGCTGgtatgtttgaaataattacCTAGAATAACTTCCAAATATAATTAGGGAAAGTTTCTTCAGTTCGCAGCTTGGATTCAACTCCTCCAGTCGTATGAAGTGTACAGATAAGGAAGCTCTGACTCCCCTATTCTGACATGTAGGAACTGTAAATGTGAAtctggagggagggaaaagatAGAGGAGAAGGTGCCGCcgggtatttttattttaatgtggtgAAATGAGCTTCCAGATGGCGTCCTTGTATGATTACCATATGGGCCCACAATGATTTATCAGATGTTGCTGGCACTGGATGCATCTGTAGCTCAAATACCACCTGCTAGCGACATACACTGATCATTCTGTCATGCGAGGAGGCATATGGGAGATTTTTCATGCCGTGTTATGATTTTCATTCCAGCCAgatgttaaaaatgtgtgttgaaAGTGATGTAtgtaccgatcagccacaacattaaaaccactagaCCCACCCCATAGTAACGACACTCATTtggacggcagcagccatccccagcatgATGCAGCCAAAAGGTTCAGGaataacatggaaaaaaaaggtgttgccttagcctccaaattcactggatcccaaaagTATCTGTGAGAACAAgcactggaacaagcttgaTCTCaacccctctcctcaacccacaggacccaaagaaccccactaacaacattctgttgccagacaccacagaacaagGAGTTCTGcaccatattaggaaggtggtaatAATATTTTGCCTGATTGCTGCATAGTGCAGTCAGTCCCTAGAGCCACATTAGTAGCCAAGCAATCAAAAAACCAAGCAAAACACAGATGTCTTAAATCACTAAACCATTCGTTGACACCCAAGGTAAACAGTACAGAGATGACTAATTACTCAACTAATTACAGGATCATTTGGTGCAGAAATTTTGACTgatatttgtatgtttgtgaCTCATggttgacttaaaaaaaaaaaaaaagcagctccaCTCACACGATGAGATTAGGTCTGCCTGCCACAAATTCTGCCGCCAGAAAACTAGCTAAAGTTAAACATCCAGCGGTATTGTTTTGCATCTAATCATGTTATAAGGCGCTACAATTTTCATACTGTATACCTCTGTTATGTTACCAAAGAAACCGAACTAAGTCATCGGCCATTCATTTCTTGGTGGGTGAAGAAAATAATGAGACACTCAGGGGTTCTTGAATCATCGCTGTGTGCGTTTGACAGAGCTGGCGTCTCGCTCGCCCACTCTTCTGAACAGCGCAGGCCAGTGTGGAAGTGAGATAATAAGTGAACCAGCAAGAAGCGCCTCAGGGAGGTCCTTGGTAATGGCTGCCCTTCAGTGCAGGGACCCAATTATTTCCGTCGCCTGTCTCTCCACTAGATCGTTTACTCACCTGCTGGCCCCTGCCGAGGCCCTCAAACCGGCGACTGGCCTGCAGGACCCGACCTGATGTAGAGCATCTGCAATCTGAAAGGTATACGCCACCGAGAAACAAGCAAATATAACAATCACGTCGCATTAGGTACACCAACCAGACCAAAGATCAGAAGTGAAAACCTGCTTCAAAACTAATTCCATTTCCTCCTATTCAACACACATTCGACTATTATTTTGTCCAGTCATTCACAAGGACTGAAATGATTCCCTTTGTGACAGTGAGATAGTGGACAGACGGATGGGAACACAAATTGAATTAATCATGTGAGGCCCTCCAGGCTTCAGGCACCCATGCTCCTCACTGTTGATGTGGTTACCAAACAGGCATTCAGTGAAATATATCATCCACAAAACCCCAGTGGTTTGTCTGTAGCTGTCTTTTAGCTAATGTAACCCCGGCCGGGTGTGTATAAAACAGTATCGCCCTCCACAACGCTTTTGTAAAGCTTGTGGACGTGACAAACCCTCAGCGGGGGAAGTTACACACATGAGCGGAGGTTGAGTGTTTGCGGTGTTTTGCACCAGGGAATACAAAAGCACCGAGGTGTGAAGAGTTAGGTGGAGATCTCACAGCTTACATGAGCAACCTTACCGAAATGGGTGTAACTTCAATATTATACATGTAGTACTATATTGTGTGGTGGTGAAACAGCTAAGCCTCAACCACCACAGCTATGTATTTCAGAGACTCAGATGTCAGCAATAATCACAAAGTACCCGGACATTTTTAATTCTATAGTCCCACACTGAAGGGGATTTTATACAGGGGGGGGAGTTCAGGCTGCAAATGTGTCACATACATCAACAAAGCTCGTTCAACTATTGCCTCAATTTACAAATGTTTGCTCAATAGGTAGTTGGGCAATGTCGATACGTCACCCTGCAGTGCCAAATGTGGTTTGAAGAAGCAAgtgttggtgttattttttgaggaaattaacattaacacataTTGACCTCATCTTCGTGCAAGTTGAAACCCTATTCCGTATACAGTATTTGTACATTTATGTAAACTTATTCGTTATTGTGCAGCATTTAACATGTTTTACTTTTGACATAACAGTGGGCGTAGTGGTGGtagtattttttgtttgtatttgttcattttgacaggtagattcatgtttttattaatattttattaataaattctCTTATTTGTCTCATGGATTGGTTAGAACGATACATTTAAATTTGGACAGTGGGTCTTCTCCTATTTAAAGCCTTGGGGACAGAGCTACAGTAATTACTTGTTAGAAACAGTGAAGTCTGGAGCCTGTAAGTGATTTCATCGATTTCACAGTGTACAGGCTGAGGGCAGCTAAAGACAACCCCCTGTCCTCTGCTCTCCGTCacctgagaagaagaagaaaaaaagaacacattgtGGCTTCTCAAATTGTCCCTTAGCAGCACTTGTCATTCTCCTAATGAGAGTGAGGAAGTTGCATTTTGTAGCAGGCCCTCTGGAGAGATGGGTATTTTGGAAGCTGACATTTGAGAGCAGTTGTTGCTCGGAGTGCGGCTCTCCTTCACTCTGTCATGCGTTCTGAGGCTCCCTCATCCCTGCCTACTGAACCATCCATACTCCGAGTGTAGAGAGAGCCACCATCGCTCTCCCTCTGACTGCCTAACGAGATCCTCTATCTCTGACAACCAGCTCTGTCACCCAGAACAAAGCCTCATCTCAGGCAGAAAGGCGAGCAGACTGACTGCTCCGCGGAGGCTGGATGGAGAAGTGCGACCCAGTAGGGGAGGAGGCAGCGCGGTTATGCCAGAGGGATTTATTTCCTGCCCTGACAggtcgctttttttttctaggtggGCAGGTGGATTTTCTACCTCTTGAAGCGCAGTTCCAGCAGGCAGGGAAAAGACAGGGTGTTATTTTAATAGTCTGTGGCAGGTCATCTGTGGAGTGCGCTTCAAGTTAACTTGTCAGGCGCTATGAATAGGTTACAAAGCCGATTCTTTTACAAAACCTACAAAATAACCTACAAAAGAAGTtagttttttacaaaaaaaaaacaaaaacacagataaaatcATACTGTAGAAACCGTTCATGAGAAAGTTTCTTAAAGGAATCACAAGTGACAGTATTACCCTCCAATGACGTTAACTACAGACTCGTGTGTGTCTTATCTGTTACCACAGCTGACGTGAGCATATGCCAGATGGGTGTAGAATTAGTCCACAGCGTGACTCGAGGGAAAATCATTTCTTGCCATCATGTCTCCTTCATCAGTTGCTCATTCTGCCATATTTGTCCATGCCTTTGAACAAAAGCAGACTCTAAATAGCTGCGAATGCTAAAGCGGAGACGTAGCCAGATGTCCCTGTACAAATGTTCCTCTGTGCAGCCAGAGAAGCAGAGTCCAAGAATAGAGACAATCTGAGACACCACCACTGTTCTAATCTTCAAtttaaaaaggaaggaaaatatgtGTACTTCATCCCATCCTCACTCTCTCACTATTTTGGAAACGCCATACCATTAAGTAGAGTTTACGCTTTCACTCTgaacaaaactaaatgtcagATCACAGCTTCACAGGAAACTGTGAAGGTGTGATCTGACTGTTAAGATGACTGCCAGTTACTTTTATCAAAATGACATGAGGCTATTAAAACGATCAAAGCGATCTAAAGGATGCATTTCATACTTCAGTCACAAATGCGAGTTAGTAGAAAGGCTAATTGACTTTATACATTCACTA includes the following:
- the LOC125012172 gene encoding chemerin-like receptor 1 isoform X1; translation: MDYLLDYDPNVDYNFTSDQELFPPGEQTPVFKHEPTCSREALCVSLAIINGGIFLLGFCGNALVIWISGFKMKKTVNTTWYLSLAISDFVFCAFLPFSIAPAVMEEWVFGHFMCKAISFMMFLNMFSSIFLLVIISVDRCVSVMFPVWAQNQRTVRKASVLVVLAWLLAFAVSIPSVLFREVQHSLSRDICINAYTSHQHSHTIIAVTRFLTGFVVPFIIIVICYSIIIVKLRSNRMTKSCKPFKVMTALIAAFFICWLPYHVFILMEAKSSWHGHDILPIGLKVTSSLAAANSFLNPVLYVFMGNDFKRRFKNSVLSKIENAMGEEGRTTSRYLSRSSSMDARASTHI